From a region of the Synechococcus sp. RS9916 genome:
- a CDS encoding SDR family oxidoreductase has product MATVLVTGANRGIGLEYCRQLKARGDQVVAVCRQATPELAALGVRIEAGIELTEEAAIADLVGRLDGLALDAVILNAGVLQSMGLEDLDSEGIRRQFEVNALAPLLLARALVSQMPRGSKLALMTSRMGSIDDNSSGGSYGYRMSKVALNIAGKSLAIDLAPRGIAVAILHPGLVRTRMINFNPSGIEPEQAVQGLLARLDALTLETSGGFWHSNGERLPW; this is encoded by the coding sequence ATGGCGACAGTGCTGGTCACCGGTGCCAATCGCGGTATCGGCCTGGAGTATTGCCGCCAGCTCAAGGCGCGAGGTGATCAGGTCGTCGCGGTCTGCCGTCAGGCGACTCCCGAGCTTGCGGCCCTTGGGGTGCGCATCGAGGCAGGCATTGAGCTCACCGAAGAGGCCGCCATTGCTGATCTCGTGGGTCGTTTGGATGGTCTTGCGCTGGATGCGGTGATTCTCAATGCCGGCGTGCTCCAGTCCATGGGGTTGGAGGATCTCGATTCGGAGGGCATCCGCCGCCAATTTGAGGTGAACGCGCTGGCTCCGTTGCTGTTGGCGCGAGCGCTCGTGAGCCAAATGCCACGCGGCAGCAAGCTGGCGCTCATGACCAGTCGCATGGGATCGATCGACGACAACAGTTCGGGCGGCTCCTATGGCTATCGCATGTCGAAGGTGGCGCTGAATATTGCAGGCAAGTCGTTGGCGATTGATCTGGCGCCACGGGGCATTGCGGTGGCGATCCTTCATCCAGGATTGGTGCGAACGCGCATGATCAATTTCAATCCCAGTGGCATAGAGCCTGAGCAGGCCGTGCAGGGATTGCTGGCGCGGCTTGATGCCTTGACCCTGGAGACCAGCGGTGGCTTCTGGCATTCCAACGGTGAGCGGCTGCCTTGGTGA
- a CDS encoding permease: MQRFANAWAIFQGLLLESLPFLLLGVAIAALARWLVPQAAWVRRLPRNPFLAPVVGALLGFALPACECGNVPVARRLLASGAPLGTGFGFLFAAPVLNPIVLASTWAAFPDQPWLLVARPLGAFLIALALSGLLGLMGESALLAPVLLEERRLSQPLSEVGLLERGSGVLGAPAAQLPPPAPESKLSLAEVLHHSSREFISLLVLLVLGCALAAAVQAWLPRAWLLAVGSAPTLSVLALMLLALVVSVCSSVDAFLALGFAAQVTPGALLAFLLLGPVVDLKLAGLFTVLLRPKAIAVTAVAASLLVLLMGQWVNLVQL; the protein is encoded by the coding sequence ATGCAGCGATTCGCAAATGCGTGGGCGATTTTCCAGGGGTTGCTCCTGGAATCACTCCCATTCCTTTTGTTAGGCGTGGCGATTGCTGCCCTCGCCCGCTGGCTGGTGCCCCAGGCCGCTTGGGTGCGGCGGTTGCCAAGAAATCCCTTTCTTGCCCCTGTGGTTGGCGCCTTGTTGGGGTTTGCCCTTCCTGCCTGTGAGTGCGGCAACGTTCCAGTGGCACGCCGTTTGCTCGCCAGCGGTGCGCCCTTGGGCACCGGCTTCGGATTTCTGTTTGCAGCGCCGGTGCTCAATCCGATCGTGTTGGCCAGCACTTGGGCCGCTTTCCCCGATCAGCCCTGGCTGTTGGTGGCCCGTCCGCTGGGGGCGTTTCTGATCGCTCTGGCCCTCAGTGGGCTGCTGGGCTTGATGGGTGAAAGCGCTTTACTGGCGCCGGTGTTGCTCGAGGAGCGTCGCTTAAGTCAACCGCTTTCGGAGGTGGGACTGTTGGAGCGGGGAAGCGGGGTGCTGGGCGCACCTGCAGCGCAGTTGCCTCCCCCGGCGCCTGAGTCGAAACTGTCTCTCGCCGAGGTGCTGCATCACAGCAGCAGGGAATTCATCAGCCTCCTGGTGTTGCTGGTGTTGGGTTGTGCCTTGGCTGCCGCTGTTCAGGCCTGGCTTCCGAGGGCCTGGTTGCTGGCGGTGGGATCGGCGCCCACGCTCTCCGTGCTGGCCTTGATGCTGCTGGCCTTGGTGGTGTCGGTGTGCTCCAGCGTGGATGCCTTCTTGGCCTTGGGCTTTGCCGCGCAGGTCACCCCTGGGGCCTTGTTGGCTTTTCTGCTGCTGGGGCCCGTGGTCGATCTCAAGTTGGCGGGTTTGTTCACGGTGCTGCTGCGCCCGAAGGCGATCGCCGTGACTGCTGTTGCCGCCTCCTTGCTGGTGCTGCTGATGGGGCAGTGGGTCAACCTCGTGCAGTTGTGA
- a CDS encoding TIGR03943 family protein, translated as MPMSLRRRWLLCRLPLQLMLWGWVMVWSTWSGRLDLLLRAVYHPVVGVGGALLMALGVLQLRLAWRQRASDRLVAQPLPKGWLLSVVMAVVVLAWPPQPSFSDLASSRPSSIPEAPRLTFVLPPEQRTLTEWVRLLRTQPDPSLHEGAPLSITGFVFQPSEGPPQLARLMVRCCLADATPTGLPVEWRATDRYAPDTWLRIRGTMAVDQVNGVQRNVVKPTEVTVIPRPERPLEP; from the coding sequence ATGCCGATGTCTCTTCGTCGTCGCTGGTTGTTGTGTCGTCTTCCTCTGCAACTGATGTTGTGGGGTTGGGTGATGGTGTGGAGCACCTGGTCGGGGCGCCTCGACCTGTTGTTGCGAGCGGTCTATCACCCGGTTGTGGGAGTGGGGGGTGCGTTGTTGATGGCCCTGGGTGTGCTGCAGCTCCGGCTCGCTTGGCGGCAGCGCGCGAGCGACAGACTTGTGGCGCAGCCCCTTCCGAAAGGTTGGTTGTTGAGTGTGGTGATGGCGGTTGTGGTTCTTGCCTGGCCACCCCAGCCGTCGTTCAGTGATCTCGCCAGCAGTCGTCCGTCGAGCATTCCTGAAGCACCTCGGTTGACTTTTGTCTTGCCACCGGAGCAGCGCACTCTCACGGAGTGGGTGCGCTTGCTGCGTACGCAGCCCGACCCTTCTTTGCATGAGGGCGCTCCACTGTCGATCACGGGTTTTGTGTTCCAACCCTCTGAGGGTCCACCTCAATTGGCTCGTTTGATGGTGCGTTGTTGTTTGGCTGATGCCACGCCGACAGGGCTGCCGGTGGAATGGCGAGCAACGGATCGCTATGCCCCCGACACCTGGTTGCGCATTCGCGGAACCATGGCGGTGGATCAGGTGAATGGTGTGCAACGCAATGTGGTCAAGCCCACTGAAGTGACGGTGATTCCCCGACCGGAGAGGCCGCTGGAACCATGA
- a CDS encoding transcriptional repressor produces MTFPQVALSGKQQRLIDLLAASDDELSGQQLHRALLDSDHGMGLATVYRHLRQLQKRGLVRCRHLPNGEALYAPVGRDRHHLTCVSCGATQKLSTCPLHTIAIPEDEQSGYSVLFHTLEFYGLCAACSAKAGD; encoded by the coding sequence ATGACTTTCCCCCAGGTTGCACTCAGTGGAAAGCAGCAGAGGTTGATTGATCTGCTGGCGGCCAGCGACGACGAGCTCAGCGGCCAGCAGCTTCATCGCGCCTTGCTGGATTCAGATCACGGGATGGGATTGGCGACCGTGTATCGCCACCTGCGTCAGTTGCAAAAGCGTGGGCTGGTGCGCTGCCGCCATCTCCCCAATGGCGAGGCTCTTTATGCACCGGTGGGACGGGACCGGCACCATCTCACCTGTGTCAGTTGTGGTGCAACCCAGAAACTCTCCACGTGTCCGCTGCACACGATTGCAATCCCTGAGGATGAGCAAAGTGGATACTCAGTGCTCTTCCATACCCTGGAGTTCTATGGCCTTTGCGCTGCATGCAGCGCAAAGGCCGGTGATTGA
- a CDS encoding metal ABC transporter substrate-binding protein gives MKRSTSLLAALCSGLVAGSLTPAAHAAIPTVVAGDGVLCDLTRTVSGGATDVRCLIAAGADPHYYRLTPANRRDISQSKVVLINGYGLTPTLARLSGSFSLVPVGEQAVPSNPSKDPHLWHSPTNTSAMAVVVSRTLQQLPISAESKAGLKRREQTVTSILRDLDAWNRRQIETIPSAHRALVSEHLAFGFFTDRYGLKQVAMIDDYATGGQLRPSSLKSISNAVQASNTKVLFAEQQPPSKTLRRISKRSGKPIASKILFADGVAPGKSLIETATANTCAVVNAQGGTCDQAGAKALQQRWETVR, from the coding sequence ATGAAGCGTTCAACCTCTCTTCTGGCGGCACTCTGCAGCGGCCTTGTGGCTGGCTCGCTCACCCCAGCTGCTCACGCAGCGATACCCACAGTGGTGGCCGGTGATGGCGTGTTGTGTGATCTCACCCGCACGGTGTCGGGTGGAGCAACCGACGTGCGGTGCTTGATTGCCGCTGGCGCTGACCCGCACTACTACCGACTCACCCCGGCAAACCGACGCGACATCAGCCAATCCAAAGTTGTGCTGATCAATGGCTATGGACTGACTCCAACGTTGGCACGGCTGAGCGGCTCCTTCTCCTTGGTGCCCGTCGGGGAACAGGCCGTTCCCAGCAACCCCAGCAAAGATCCCCACCTTTGGCACAGCCCCACCAACACCAGTGCAATGGCTGTTGTGGTGTCACGCACCCTTCAACAACTGCCCATCTCAGCTGAATCCAAAGCAGGCTTAAAGCGGCGAGAGCAAACCGTTACCAGCATTCTTCGCGATCTTGATGCCTGGAATCGTCGACAGATCGAGACCATTCCCTCAGCCCATCGCGCCCTGGTGTCTGAGCACCTCGCCTTTGGCTTTTTCACCGACCGCTACGGCCTGAAACAGGTAGCGATGATCGACGATTACGCCACCGGCGGCCAACTTCGCCCCTCCAGCTTGAAAAGCATCAGCAATGCAGTTCAAGCCTCAAACACGAAAGTGTTATTCGCAGAGCAGCAACCACCTAGCAAAACTCTGCGAAGGATCAGCAAGCGATCCGGCAAACCAATTGCTTCCAAGATTCTGTTCGCAGATGGAGTTGCACCTGGGAAGAGCTTGATCGAAACAGCAACAGCCAACACCTGTGCCGTGGTGAACGCCCAAGGCGGAACGTGTGATCAAGCAGGGGCCAAAGCACTTCAACAGCGTTGGGAAACCGTGCGCTGA